From a single Xiphophorus maculatus strain JP 163 A chromosome 5, X_maculatus-5.0-male, whole genome shotgun sequence genomic region:
- the LOC102231453 gene encoding protein O-GlcNAcase-like, which translates to MSTPGRDERPFISGVVEGFYGRPWTMEQRTELFKREHKWGLNTYLYAPKDDYKHRMYWRELYSPEEAEQLVALISAAEKNRVEFIYAISPGLDITFSNPREVAALKRKLDQVKEFGCRSFSLLFDDIETEMCPADKQAFSSFAHAQVAITNEVYQHLRDAKTFLFCPTDYCTAFCNPNVPQSSYLQTVGEKLLPGIDILWTGPKVVSNKISVESIEEVTAVLKRAPVIWDNIHANDYDPQRLFLGPYKDRPTELIPKLRGVLTNPNCEFYLNFVAIHTLATWCRSSATGGGSDVEMGYSPQGALALALSDWLQEFMSADQPGGACRSARLRKALPDEEPMQTDVAESLYVPGPGDNPLYTAEPLTLDDLDLLSDLFYLPYEHGATARSMLEELDWLKTHREAAAAQTEEWRGRAGKFDGMCDAVVQMFNRLSNAPNRSVLYDLYNYICDIKSGVGLARAYVKTLGGQDQPSAQILTDDPEPWGFRGGLSGEFQRMLPGHGNRDLFKHPPMTAVYCIRPYCSDDKAEVQKIFKEMRRRDEQSPKLISDCLSLGDVAPSPQCALVVEDDIGVCGYALALTDAKQAAGTEQRPGGDTLLKDYPSLVVVQVLPRVTDPSPARRMVTQLLSSIRSSGSRGVFCELRQSDRRMLDFYSKLGSFKHVAVDKSLPQDAVVMATKFQ; encoded by the exons ATGTCCACACCTGGCAGGGACGAGAGACCCTTCATCAGTGGGGTGGTGGAAG GGTTTTATGGGCGGCCATGGACTATGGAGCAGAGAACAGAGCTCTTTAAAAG GGAGCACAAGTGGGGCCTGAACACCTACCTGTACGCTCCCAAGGACGACTACAAACACCGGATGTATTGGAGAGAATTATACTCTCCTGAGGAGGCAG AGCAACTGGTGGCCCTGATTTCAGCAGCCGAAAAGAATCGGGTTGAGTTCATCTACGCGATCTCTCCGGGTCTGGACATCACCTTCTCCAACCCCAGGGAGGTCGCAGCTCTCAAGAGGAAGCTGGATCAG GTGAAGGAGTTCGGCTGCAGGTCCTTCTCGTTGCTCTTTGACGACATTGAGACTGAGATGTGTCCAGCGGACAAGCAGGCCTTCAGCTCCTTCGCCCACGCCCAGGTGGCCATCACCAACGAGGTGTACCAGCACTTGAGAGACGCCAAGACCTTCCTCTTCTGCCCAACAG ACTACTGCACTGCTTTCTGCAACCCCAATGTGCCTCAATCCTCATATCTGCAGACCGTTGGGGAAAAGCTCCTGCCTGGGATTGACATACTGTGGACTG GTCCGAAAGTGGTGTCCAACAAAATCTCAGTTGAATCCATAGAGGAAGTGACGGCGGTCCTGAAGAGGGCGCCGGTCATCTGGGACAATATTCATGCCAATGACTATGATCCTCAGCGGCTCTTCCTGGGACCATATAAG GATCGACCCACTGAGCTGATTCCTAAACTGAGAGGCGTGCTCACAAACCCCAACTGTGAGTTTTACCTAAACTTCGTGGCCATCCACACTTTGGCAACATGGTGTAGATCTTCAGCTACTGGAGGAGGAAGTGATGTGGAAATGG GCTACAGCCCTCAGGGAGCCCTGGCTCTGGCCCTCTCAGACTGGCTGCAGGAGTTCATGAGCGCAGATCAGCCGGGAG GTGCTTGTCGGTCGGCTCGCCTCAGAAAAGCGCTGCCGGACGAGGAGCCCATGCAGACGGACGTGGCTGAGAGCCTCTACGTTCCCGGACCTGGAGACAACCCGCTGTACACGGCCGAGCCGCTGACTCTGGACGACCTGGACCTGCTGTCGGACCTCTTCTACCTGCCATACGAGCACGGGGCCACGGCCAGGAGCATGCTGGAGGAGCTGGACTGGCTCAAAACCCACCGAGAGGCTGCCGCAGCGCAGACGGAAGAG TGGCGCGGCCGGGCAGGGAAGTTCGACGGCATGTGCGACGCGGTGGTGCAGATGTTCAACCGTCTGTCCAACGCCCCGAACCGCAGCGTTTTGTACGACCTCTACAACTACATCTGCGACATCAAGAGCGGCGTCGGACTGGCTCGAGCCTACGTCAAGACTCTCG GAGGTCAGGATCAACCCTCCGCTCAGATACTGACCGACGATCCGGAGCCGTGGGGCTTCAGAGGAGGTCTCTCCGGAGAGTTCCAG AGGATGCTTCCAGGACATGGCAACAGGGATCTGTTTAAACATCCTCCCATGACTGCAGTTTACTGCATACGTCCTTACTGCAGCGACGACAAG GCTGAGGTGCAGAAGATTTTTAAGGAGATGCGGAGAAGAGACGAACAAAGCCCCAAACTCATCAGTGACTG CCTGTCCTTGGGGGACGTAGCCCCCTCTCCACAGTGCGCTCTTGTTGTGGAGGATGATATCGGGGTCTGTGGATATGCGCTGGCACTCACCGATGCCAAACAAGCTGCAGGCACAGAGCAG AGGCCAGGAGGTGACACCTTGTTAAAGGATTACCCCTCCCTGGTTGTGGTCCAAGTGCTGCCTCGGGTCACTGATCCATCCCCGGCCAGGCGTATGGTCACTCAGCTGCTGTCCTCCATCAGGAGCAGCG GCTCCAGAGGAGTTTTCTGCGAGCTGAGGCAGAGCGACCGGAGGATGCTCGACTTCTACTCTAAACTCGGCTCCTTCAAGCACGTTGCCGTGGACAAGAGTCTGCCTCAGGATGCCGTCGTCATGGCAACAAAGTTCCAGTAA
- the LOC102226786 gene encoding soluble calcium-activated nucleotidase 1-like encodes MNSFGFAVRGLPLALPSMTQATASDLRFHPRWRAIIVTALLALVLMLYLHRTVGNTNTPTTGSFQTRREEDVRSQRLSWCLKRKKPYNDTYPLSPPERTPHGIRYRIGVIADLDTASQSSKGQTWFSYMKRGYVTVSESADRLEVEWDADRVTLESSLAEKGRGMELSELVAFNGHLYSVDDRTGVVYRIEGSRAIPWVILPDGDGSMSKGFKAEWLAVKDEHLYVGGLGKEWTTTSGEFVNNNPEWVKVIDYKGGVEHENWMPYYAALRRAAGIKPPGYLIHESAAWSERLQRWFFLPRRASHEHYEEAADERRATNLLLSCPADFRHVTTQRVGPFNPTHGFSSFKFVPDTDDQVVLALKSEEDAGRIATYIIAFTLDGRLLMPETKMGDVKYEGLEFI; translated from the exons ATGAACTCCTTCGGTTTCGCGGTTCGAGGCCTCCCCTTGGCCTTGCCGTCCATGACACAGGCCACTGCCTCCGACCTGCGCTTCCATCCCAGATGGAGAGCAATAATCGTGACCGCCCTGCTGGCCTTAGTGCTCATGCTGTACCTGCACCGGACCGTAgggaacacaaacacaccaaccACAGGTAGTTTTCAAACTCGCAGAGAGGAGGATGTGAGATCACAAAGACTCTCTTGGTGTCTAAAGAGGAAAAAGCCTTACAATGACACATACCCGTTGAGTCCACCAGAGAGGACACCGCACGGCATTCGCTACCGTATAGGAGTGATTGCCGACCTGGACACGGCGTCCCAAAGCTCCAAGGGTCAGACGTGGTTTAGCTACATGAAAAGAGGCTATGTGACCGTTTCAGAGAGCGCGGACAGACTGGAGGTGGAGTGGGATGCAGACAGAGTCACCTTGGAGAGCAGTCTGGCTGAGAAAGGACGAG GTATGGAGCTGTCGGAGCTGGTGGCCTTCAACGGTCACCTTTACAGTGTGGATGACCGCACAGGTGTGGTGTACAGGATTGAGGGGAGCAGAGCCATTCCCTGGGTGATACTTCCTGATGGCGACGGCTCCATGTCTAAAG GATTCAAGGCGGAGTGGCTGGCAGTGAAGGATGAGCACCTGTATGTTGGAGGTCTGGGGAAAGAGTGGACGACGACGTCCGGGGAATTCGTCAACAACAACCCAGAGTGGGTGAAAGTGATCGACTATAAAGGCGGCGTGGAGCACGAAAACTGGATGCCGTATTACGCCGCCCTGCGGAGAGCTGCAGGAATCAAACCACCAG GTTACCTCATCCATGAATCGGCAGCTTGGAGCGAGCGCCTCCAGCGGTGGTTCTTCCTACCTCGCCGTGCCAGCCACGAGCACTACGAGGAGGCGGCCGACGAGCGCCGAGCCACCAACCTCCTCCTGTCCTGCCCCGCCGACTTCAGACATGTGACCACGCAGCGCGTCGGACCTTTTAACCCCACCCACGGCTTCTCCTCCTTCAAATTCGTTCCCGACACCGACGACCAGGTCGTCCTGGCTCTGAAGTCGGAGGAGGACGCAGGCAGGATCGCCACATACATCATTGCTTTTACACTGGACGGACGGCTGCTGATGCCCGAGACCAAGATGGGAGATGTGAAGTATGAAGGGCTGGAGTTCATTTGA